From a region of the Paenibacillus sp. FSL R10-2734 genome:
- a CDS encoding sugar ABC transporter permease encodes MKNKDGRWFYLFISPWLIGFIALTLGPILFSIYMSFTDWDLFQSANFIGIDNYKNLLTDDPIFWKSLWNTFYYSFIAVPLGMSISLWIAYYLNKKLKGITFFRVLYYLPSVVPVVAASLLFIQLFAPTEGLINQGLALFGIQGPAWLLDANWVKLALVVMSLWGVGGGVVLLLAGMKGIPPELYEASAIDGASSKQSFFSITFPMLTPVIFFNLVTGIIGALQTFAQVFIVTSGGPDNASQMVVPYLFQNAFRFYKMGYASAIAWVLFIIILLLTLIVFRSSALWVHYEEGKENG; translated from the coding sequence ATGAAAAACAAGGATGGACGATGGTTTTATCTTTTTATCTCCCCATGGTTAATTGGTTTTATAGCTTTGACTTTAGGGCCGATTCTGTTCTCTATTTATATGAGCTTTACAGACTGGGATTTATTTCAGTCCGCCAATTTTATTGGCATTGATAATTATAAAAACCTACTAACGGATGATCCTATCTTTTGGAAGTCTCTATGGAATACATTTTATTATTCATTTATTGCCGTTCCCTTGGGAATGTCTATCTCACTCTGGATTGCCTACTATTTGAATAAGAAGCTAAAAGGAATCACCTTCTTCCGGGTGCTCTATTATTTGCCTTCGGTAGTTCCGGTTGTAGCTGCTTCATTGCTGTTCATTCAATTGTTCGCTCCGACTGAGGGGCTGATTAATCAAGGGCTTGCGCTATTTGGTATTCAGGGTCCGGCATGGCTGCTTGATGCCAACTGGGTGAAACTTGCTCTCGTTGTAATGTCGCTGTGGGGAGTTGGTGGAGGGGTGGTACTACTTCTCGCTGGAATGAAAGGAATACCGCCGGAACTTTATGAGGCTTCAGCTATTGATGGGGCATCAAGTAAACAAAGTTTTTTTTCCATTACCTTTCCAATGCTTACTCCTGTAATTTTCTTCAATCTGGTTACGGGTATTATCGGGGCTCTTCAGACTTTCGCTCAGGTCTTTATCGTAACTTCGGGAGGTCCAGATAACGCAAGTCAGATGGTAGTTCCTTATCTGTTCCAGAATGCATTCCGGTTCTATAAAATGGGCTATGCCTCTGCTATTGCTTGGGTATTATTCATTATTATTCTCTTGCTTACACTTATTGTTTTTCGCTCATCTGCTTTATGGGTGCATTACGAGGAGGGAAAAGAA